Proteins encoded in a region of the Pseudomonas putida genome:
- the fnrA gene encoding Crp/Fnr family transcriptional regulator FnrA — protein sequence MSEPVKLRPHNQAHCKDCSLAPLCLPLSLNLEDMDALDEIVKRGRPLKKGEFLFRQGDSFGSVYAVRSGALKTFSLSDSGEEQITGFHLPSELVGLSGMDTEAYPVSAQAQETTSVCEIPFERLDELSVQLPQLRRQLMRVMSREIRDDQQMMLLLSKKTADERIATFLVNLSARFRARGYSANQFRLSMSRNEIGNYLGLAVETVSRVFTRFQQNGLLRAEGKEVHILDPIQLCALAGGAIEA from the coding sequence ATGTCCGAGCCAGTCAAACTGCGCCCACACAACCAGGCCCATTGCAAGGATTGCAGCCTGGCCCCCCTGTGCCTGCCTCTTTCGCTGAACCTGGAAGACATGGACGCACTGGATGAAATCGTCAAACGCGGGCGGCCGCTCAAGAAAGGCGAGTTTCTGTTCCGCCAGGGTGACAGTTTTGGCTCGGTCTACGCAGTACGGTCCGGGGCCCTGAAAACCTTCAGCCTCAGCGACAGCGGCGAAGAGCAGATCACAGGCTTTCACCTGCCCAGCGAACTGGTCGGCCTGTCAGGCATGGATACCGAGGCCTACCCGGTATCGGCCCAGGCCCAGGAAACCACTTCGGTGTGTGAAATCCCCTTCGAGCGGCTGGACGAGCTGTCGGTACAACTGCCACAGCTACGCCGCCAGCTGATGCGGGTAATGAGCCGCGAAATCCGCGACGACCAGCAAATGATGCTGCTGCTGTCGAAAAAAACCGCGGACGAGCGCATTGCCACTTTCCTGGTCAACCTGTCGGCGCGCTTCCGCGCCCGCGGCTATTCGGCCAATCAGTTCCGCCTGAGCATGTCGCGCAACGAAATCGGCAATTACCTTGGCCTGGCGGTAGAAACCGTGTCGCGGGTGTTCACCCGCTTCCAGCAGAACGGCCTGCTGCGCGCCGAGGGCAAGGAAGTGCACATCCTCGACCCGATCCAGCTGTGCGCGCTGGCCGGTGGTGCAATCGAGGCCTGA